In a single window of the Acidobacteriota bacterium genome:
- the sucB gene encoding 2-oxoglutarate dehydrogenase, E2 component, dihydrolipoamide succinyltransferase: MSVEVVMPQMGESITEGTVSKWLKAVGDRIEKDEAILEISTDKVDAEVPSPGAGVLLEIRHQEGETVEVGTVIAIVGEEGESGATAPAPAPETSPEVEMTTASEPEPEAIPSEPVSETPAAEPAKAAAASADATEVVMPQMGESITEGTVSKWLKSVGDTIEKDEPLLEISTDKVDAEVPSPAAGKLLSINVAEGETVEVGSVLALVGAEGAVSGQQPKTAAPKSEPGAIATGSVAEVKATPVQANAAAASGNGDRSLDELRRQKSSPLVRKIAGEHGIDITRIPGSGISGRVTKSDILAFIETGAALRPQDLLVKGAAAAPAAPAVSSPKAAKPAFVTPHNLTTMEDRVEKMSVMRKKIAEHMTFSKQTSAHVTSVYEIDMTNVARFRAANQAAFQAKYGTKLTFMPFIFQAVTAAIREHRIVNSQVDGDSIIYKGDINLGMAVALDWGLIVPVIKNAETMSLAELAVKANDLADRARGKKLNPDEVQGGTFTITNPGVFGGLYGTPIINQPQVAILCVGTIEKRAKVMTSPDGDDYIAIRQMAYFALTYDHRVVDGADAEKFLSFMKRYLENAEFEV; this comes from the coding sequence ATGAGCGTAGAAGTTGTGATGCCCCAAATGGGCGAGTCGATCACCGAAGGTACCGTTTCAAAATGGCTGAAAGCGGTCGGCGACCGCATTGAGAAAGACGAGGCGATCCTTGAGATATCGACCGACAAGGTCGATGCCGAGGTTCCAAGCCCCGGAGCGGGCGTTCTGCTTGAGATACGCCATCAGGAAGGTGAGACCGTCGAGGTCGGCACCGTGATCGCGATCGTCGGCGAAGAGGGCGAGTCAGGAGCAACTGCTCCCGCTCCTGCACCGGAAACCTCACCCGAGGTCGAGATGACCACGGCGTCAGAGCCTGAGCCGGAAGCTATCCCATCAGAACCTGTCTCCGAAACTCCGGCGGCCGAACCGGCAAAAGCTGCAGCAGCATCGGCCGACGCTACCGAGGTCGTAATGCCGCAGATGGGCGAATCCATCACCGAAGGCACCGTCTCGAAGTGGCTCAAATCCGTCGGCGATACCATCGAAAAAGACGAGCCGCTGCTCGAAATATCTACGGATAAGGTCGATGCCGAAGTTCCTTCGCCCGCTGCAGGCAAACTGCTTTCGATCAATGTCGCCGAAGGCGAAACGGTGGAGGTCGGCTCAGTGCTTGCCCTCGTCGGAGCCGAAGGAGCGGTGAGCGGTCAGCAGCCGAAAACCGCAGCCCCGAAGTCAGAACCGGGAGCGATAGCGACCGGGTCGGTTGCAGAGGTGAAAGCAACGCCGGTCCAAGCAAATGCCGCTGCGGCGTCGGGTAACGGAGACAGATCGCTGGACGAACTCCGCCGTCAAAAGAGCAGCCCGTTGGTCCGCAAGATCGCCGGCGAGCACGGAATTGACATAACACGTATTCCGGGCAGCGGCATCAGCGGCCGAGTTACAAAGAGCGACATTCTGGCATTCATCGAAACCGGTGCCGCTCTGCGTCCACAGGATCTGCTGGTCAAAGGTGCGGCTGCCGCACCGGCTGCTCCGGCCGTTTCTTCGCCGAAGGCGGCGAAGCCCGCATTCGTCACTCCGCACAACCTGACGACGATGGAAGACCGCGTCGAAAAAATGTCCGTGATGCGTAAAAAGATCGCGGAACACATGACGTTCTCAAAGCAAACGTCGGCACACGTGACCAGCGTTTACGAGATCGACATGACAAATGTCGCTCGTTTCCGTGCGGCGAATCAGGCGGCGTTTCAAGCGAAATACGGCACAAAACTCACGTTCATGCCGTTCATTTTCCAGGCGGTTACGGCCGCTATTCGCGAGCACCGCATCGTAAATTCGCAGGTTGACGGCGATAGCATCATTTATAAGGGCGACATCAATCTGGGCATGGCCGTGGCTCTGGATTGGGGGCTGATCGTTCCCGTGATCAAAAACGCCGAGACGATGTCGCTGGCGGAGCTTGCCGTAAAGGCGAACGACCTGGCCGACCGAGCACGCGGCAAGAAACTCAACCCCGACGAAGTTCAGGGCGGCACATTCACCATTACGAATCCCGGTGTTTTCGGCGGGCTGTACGGAACGCCGATCATCAATCAGCCTCAGGTGGCGATACTTTGCGTCGGCACGATCGAAAAGCGGGCAAAGGTAATGACCTCGCCCGATGGCGACGATTACATTGCCATTCGGCAGATGGCGTACTTTGCTCTGACCTATGATCACCGCGTGGTGGACGGTGCGGACGCCGAGAAATTCCTGTCCTTCATGAAACGGTATCTCGAGAACGCCGAATTCGAGGTCTGA
- a CDS encoding OmpA family protein codes for MLRKLSVLFVLLSVGVVGAIAQSAQLRTAVAGQKYKIKGVIVQKEAESTFVIRDSVGIDTRIVIAPRADIKHNSFWGGGDRYPVSALVRGLNMEVEGIGDSSGSVNVTKVRFDKSNLQTAQSIDSRVSPAEERLSAAEENAQRVSGQIDELMAISNAARGGAKAAQDSADAAIEGVNATNRRISDLDDYVLQSATTVNFRVNSAVLSPEGKAALDQVAAKAMTLKGYVIEVTGFASSEGNAQQNKVLSERRAKAVKDYLIQTHNVPLRRFVESYGFGVLQPVADNRTSAGREQNRRVEVKLMVSRGINQNVEVRPAKSDDN; via the coding sequence ATGCTGAGGAAATTATCAGTTCTTTTCGTTTTGTTGAGCGTCGGCGTCGTCGGAGCGATCGCACAGTCAGCGCAGCTTCGCACGGCGGTTGCCGGCCAGAAATATAAGATCAAAGGCGTCATCGTCCAAAAGGAGGCGGAAAGTACCTTTGTCATTCGCGACAGCGTGGGCATTGATACGCGTATCGTGATCGCACCGCGTGCCGATATCAAGCACAACAGTTTCTGGGGCGGCGGCGACCGATATCCGGTTTCGGCATTGGTCCGCGGACTGAATATGGAGGTCGAGGGCATCGGCGACAGCAGCGGCAGTGTGAACGTGACCAAGGTTCGTTTTGACAAGAGCAATCTGCAAACCGCTCAGTCGATCGATTCACGCGTTTCGCCCGCCGAGGAAAGGCTGTCGGCCGCTGAGGAAAACGCACAACGCGTGTCAGGCCAGATCGATGAGCTGATGGCCATCTCGAACGCCGCCCGCGGCGGTGCAAAGGCAGCTCAGGATTCAGCGGATGCGGCTATCGAAGGCGTTAATGCGACGAATCGCCGCATTTCCGACCTTGATGATTACGTGCTGCAGTCCGCGACTACGGTGAATTTCCGCGTAAACAGTGCGGTTCTCTCGCCGGAAGGCAAAGCCGCTCTTGATCAGGTCGCCGCGAAAGCGATGACGCTGAAAGGCTACGTCATCGAGGTGACCGGCTTTGCTTCGTCGGAAGGCAATGCCCAGCAGAATAAGGTGCTCAGCGAACGCCGTGCAAAGGCCGTTAAGGACTATTTGATCCAGACCCACAATGTCCCGCTTCGCCGCTTTGTCGAATCGTACGGATTCGGCGTATTGCAGCCGGTCGCGGACAATCGCACCTCAGCCGGACGCGAACAGAACCGCCGCGTAGAGGTCAAACTGATGGTCAGCCGCGGCATCAACCAGAACGTCGAGGTCCGCCCCGCGAAATCTGACGACAACTAA
- a CDS encoding VWA domain-containing protein — MSLSRLFAVFVIFAASLSVYSQVPTKPDEDEVIRVDSRLIVIPVSVTDASGNAVLGLTETDFRLTENGRNQAIESVGSAADVPLEIALLFDISATTSPMFRFQLETAAKFLRDVMRPQDNAAVFSIGSKPVLVGARANADGAVAALNKIEATKEYTAFYDTIAAAAKHLRDNAAENSRRVILVISDGEDTNSEQIRKAIQSGYRRAGEKINTLDSKSLYQMTVKLRDDASRAERQRVGRLLQDADAVFYSINPGGSSFHLNAISVFGQENMQLFADATGGSAFLPRFSPIDTKDEYLNNANRRKNGEVLDRIFTQLANELRSQYLVQYYTDADGPADRFVPISISVTGRSDAKVRSRKGFYLRGN; from the coding sequence ATGTCGCTAAGCCGTTTATTTGCAGTATTTGTGATCTTTGCGGCCTCGCTGTCGGTGTATTCTCAGGTTCCGACAAAGCCCGACGAGGACGAGGTGATCCGTGTCGATTCGCGGCTGATCGTGATACCTGTTTCTGTCACGGACGCGAGCGGTAACGCCGTGCTCGGGCTTACTGAAACCGATTTTCGTCTCACGGAAAACGGCCGCAATCAGGCCATCGAAAGCGTAGGATCGGCGGCGGATGTGCCGCTGGAGATCGCTTTGCTTTTTGATATTTCGGCGACGACAAGCCCGATGTTTCGATTTCAGCTAGAGACGGCGGCAAAATTCCTACGCGACGTTATGCGGCCTCAGGACAACGCGGCGGTCTTTTCTATCGGCTCGAAACCGGTTCTCGTCGGAGCCCGTGCGAATGCAGACGGTGCAGTTGCCGCCCTCAACAAGATCGAAGCGACAAAAGAATACACTGCGTTCTACGACACGATCGCCGCCGCTGCGAAGCATCTGCGTGATAATGCAGCAGAAAATTCACGCCGCGTAATTCTGGTCATCTCTGACGGAGAGGACACGAACAGTGAACAGATCCGCAAAGCAATTCAGTCGGGCTATCGACGGGCGGGCGAAAAGATCAATACGCTGGACAGCAAGTCGCTATATCAAATGACCGTTAAGCTCCGCGACGACGCGAGCCGTGCCGAGCGCCAGCGTGTCGGACGCCTGCTGCAGGACGCCGATGCAGTATTTTATTCGATAAATCCGGGCGGGAGTTCGTTTCATCTGAATGCCATCAGCGTTTTCGGACAGGAAAATATGCAGCTTTTCGCCGATGCGACCGGCGGCTCGGCATTTCTGCCGCGTTTTTCGCCCATTGATACGAAGGACGAATATCTGAATAACGCGAACCGCCGGAAGAACGGCGAGGTCCTCGACCGCATCTTCACACAGCTTGCCAACGAATTGCGTTCGCAATATCTGGTCCAGTATTACACCGACGCCGACGGCCCCGCAGACCGTTTCGTGCCGATCTCGATTTCCGTCACAGGCCGCAGCGATGCAAAGGTGCGTTCGCGAAAAGGATTCTATCTGCGCGGAAACTAA
- a CDS encoding NAD+ synthase, translating to MKVTIAQINTTNGDLAGNTQKIISAIEKARGDGSDLVVFPEVATHGYTSLDWFQDADIIAHSLDPLREIIPATKGITAVIGTIRPNDAKDGRRLYNTAAVIRDGALIGFADKTLLPEYDVFDDPRYFEPSDHRRIFDGGGVKLGVVVCEDFWNDKTFWRERLYESDPTDEVLQMGAEVIVSVNASPYNKGKIRLRCDMVAHRAKLQKRPIIFVNLVGGNDGIIFDGASLVADEEGDIILQASAFEEFVETVELDVRKPDARGISGDEIESIRRALVLGIRDYAQKNGFQKAVIGLSGGIDSALVAALACEAIGPKNVLCVMMPSPFSSEGSIKDSEELVRNLGCESRIEPISDAFEVLLRQLGLDKPKRGGDSLAAENMQSRIRGVILMAISNAEGRLVLSTGNKSELAVGYCTLYGDTNGGLAVLGDVLKTEVWQIARHINNAAGREVIPNKIIEKRPSAELAPDQFDDDSLPPYDVMDPILRMYFEQKASPADIIAAGHDAERVYWILNKVEHPANEFKRRQLPPTLIISKNAIGIGRRRPVTHKYKRRPS from the coding sequence TTGAAAGTCACCATTGCCCAGATCAATACGACGAACGGCGACCTTGCCGGAAATACACAAAAGATAATTTCGGCGATCGAAAAGGCGCGCGGCGACGGTTCGGATCTGGTCGTTTTTCCTGAGGTCGCGACGCACGGCTATACGTCTCTTGATTGGTTTCAAGATGCCGACATCATCGCCCATTCACTCGATCCGCTTCGCGAAATAATTCCCGCAACTAAAGGGATCACAGCAGTTATCGGCACTATCCGCCCGAACGATGCAAAGGACGGACGGCGTCTGTATAATACGGCCGCGGTCATTCGCGACGGTGCATTGATCGGCTTTGCCGACAAGACGCTGCTGCCCGAATACGACGTTTTCGACGACCCTCGATATTTTGAACCGAGCGATCACCGCCGCATTTTTGACGGCGGCGGAGTCAAACTCGGCGTCGTGGTCTGCGAGGATTTTTGGAACGACAAGACATTTTGGCGTGAGCGTTTGTACGAAAGCGACCCGACCGACGAAGTGCTGCAGATGGGCGCCGAGGTCATCGTTTCGGTCAACGCATCGCCATATAACAAAGGCAAGATCCGCCTGCGGTGCGATATGGTCGCCCATCGTGCAAAGCTGCAAAAACGGCCCATAATCTTTGTCAATCTTGTCGGCGGTAACGACGGCATCATCTTTGACGGTGCGAGCCTGGTCGCCGATGAGGAAGGCGACATCATTTTGCAGGCATCGGCATTTGAGGAGTTCGTCGAGACGGTCGAGCTCGACGTCCGCAAGCCCGACGCACGCGGCATCTCGGGCGACGAGATCGAGTCGATCCGACGAGCACTCGTGCTAGGCATACGCGATTACGCGCAAAAGAACGGTTTTCAAAAAGCTGTCATTGGGCTGAGCGGCGGCATCGATTCGGCGCTCGTGGCGGCGCTCGCGTGTGAAGCTATCGGGCCTAAAAACGTGCTCTGCGTGATGATGCCATCGCCATTTTCATCCGAGGGTTCGATCAAAGACAGTGAGGAACTTGTCCGCAATCTGGGCTGCGAAAGCCGCATAGAACCGATATCCGACGCATTCGAGGTGCTGCTGCGGCAGCTTGGCCTCGATAAACCGAAACGCGGCGGCGATTCGTTGGCAGCCGAAAATATGCAATCGCGTATCCGCGGCGTCATACTGATGGCAATATCGAATGCGGAAGGCCGGCTGGTGCTTTCGACCGGCAACAAATCGGAACTCGCCGTCGGCTATTGCACGCTTTACGGCGATACTAACGGCGGACTCGCCGTACTCGGCGACGTGCTGAAAACCGAGGTTTGGCAGATCGCCCGCCATATCAACAACGCCGCCGGACGCGAGGTGATCCCGAACAAGATCATCGAAAAACGGCCGTCCGCCGAACTTGCCCCCGACCAGTTCGACGACGACAGCCTGCCGCCGTATGATGTGATGGACCCGATCCTGCGGATGTATTTCGAGCAGAAAGCATCGCCCGCGGATATCATAGCCGCCGGGCACGACGCCGAGCGCGTCTATTGGATACTCAACAAGGTCGAGCACCCGGCGAACGAATTTAAACGCCGCCAACTGCCGCCCACGCTCATCATCTCGAAGAACGCCATCGGCATCGGCCGCCGCCGCCCCGTAACGCATAAGTACAAGAGGCGGCCCTCATAG
- a CDS encoding type II toxin-antitoxin system VapC family toxin: protein MSDLILDASAVLAFLNNENGADVVERLIPDAKISSVNVAEVITRSLDLGHTLESAHKAFSMLGLEVISFDERQAIKAAELRTVTRVQGLSLGDRSCLSCAIVRNATAVTADRQWTKFDLCPIELIR from the coding sequence ATGAGTGACCTTATACTGGATGCTTCGGCTGTTTTGGCGTTCTTGAACAACGAGAACGGGGCCGACGTGGTGGAGCGGCTGATCCCGGATGCTAAGATCAGCTCGGTTAACGTGGCGGAGGTAATAACGCGTTCGTTGGACCTAGGGCATACCCTTGAATCAGCTCATAAAGCCTTTTCCATGTTGGGCTTGGAGGTCATCTCTTTTGATGAACGGCAAGCGATAAAGGCGGCTGAGCTTCGTACTGTGACTCGAGTTCAGGGTCTATCTTTGGGTGATAGGAGCTGTCTTTCATGTGCGATCGTCCGAAATGCCACCGCAGTGACGGCAGACCGTCAATGGACAAAGTTCGATCTATGTCCAATAGAACTGATTAGGTAA
- a CDS encoding AbrB/MazE/SpoVT family DNA-binding domain-containing protein — translation MGATTTMTGGGRIVIPAEIRKRLGLKSGERFNVEVDADDSLRITSRTQALRRAQQLFRQQVPEGTPVVDEFIAERRKEAENE, via the coding sequence ATGGGAGCTACGACAACAATGACAGGAGGCGGCAGGATCGTTATCCCTGCCGAAATACGCAAACGGCTCGGACTTAAGTCGGGTGAGAGATTCAACGTTGAGGTAGATGCCGATGATTCTTTGCGAATAACCAGTCGTACGCAGGCCCTTCGTCGAGCGCAACAGCTCTTTAGACAGCAAGTGCCCGAAGGTACGCCTGTTGTTGATGAATTTATAGCAGAGAGGCGGAAGGAAGCCGAGAATGAGTGA
- a CDS encoding ATP-binding protein: MDRRILIIDDHDDLASALEEVFTHTGHEVKVLTDRSSALREPDIGGYDVVITDLDVRPGDMDSPDEKECAPCLPDIKVSTDAENIKAFKLCAANFRREGSTEEELKNLVATVLDYKIRFVDREEAVQGLHEKIEFELPSAISLMHIVLDYLLKRVEKLRVIDPERSNLFVALDEAFVNAVKHGNKYDADKVVRIECEISQKEARFTVEDEGEGFDVNAIPDPLDPENLFKTSGRGVLFIYNIMDEVAYNERGNRLTMVKKAPDSDQA; the protein is encoded by the coding sequence ATGGATCGACGAATATTGATCATAGACGACCACGATGACCTGGCGAGTGCGCTGGAAGAGGTCTTTACGCACACCGGCCACGAGGTAAAGGTGCTGACCGACCGCTCATCTGCTCTGAGAGAACCCGACATCGGCGGTTATGACGTTGTGATCACCGATCTGGACGTTCGTCCCGGTGATATGGATAGCCCCGACGAAAAGGAATGTGCTCCATGCCTGCCCGACATAAAGGTCTCTACCGATGCCGAAAACATCAAGGCATTTAAATTGTGTGCCGCGAATTTTCGCCGCGAGGGCTCTACCGAAGAAGAGCTCAAGAATCTGGTCGCGACGGTGCTCGACTACAAGATCCGTTTTGTCGATCGCGAAGAGGCCGTGCAGGGGCTTCATGAAAAGATCGAGTTCGAACTGCCGAGCGCGATCTCGCTGATGCACATCGTTCTCGATTACCTTCTCAAACGCGTTGAAAAACTCCGCGTGATCGACCCCGAGCGCTCCAATCTATTCGTCGCTCTTGACGAGGCGTTCGTCAATGCCGTCAAACACGGCAACAAATACGACGCGGACAAGGTCGTGCGGATCGAATGCGAGATATCGCAAAAAGAGGCACGTTTCACGGTCGAGGATGAGGGCGAAGGATTTGACGTCAACGCAATTCCCGATCCGCTCGATCCTGAAAACCTTTTCAAAACCAGCGGCCGCGGCGTGCTTTTCATCTACAACATCATGGACGAGGTCGCCTACAACGAACGCGGAAACAGGTTGACGATGGTGAAGAAAGCACCAGACTCGGATCAGGCGTGA